CCGCCGGGGACGTTTCTGCACGGCAGTTGACGGCATTGTCGCTGGATCGCATCGCGACCGTCGATAGCCGGCTCGGATCGTTCGCCTTCGTCGCAGCAGACGAGGCCATGAAACAGGCCACTGAGTCCGACGAGCGACGCAAAGCCGGCACCACACGCGGCCCGCTCGACGGTATCCCGCTGGCCATCAAGGATGTCTACGACAAGGCCGGCTGGCCCACCGAAGCCGGCATGGTCGTGCGCGCAGGTCAGATAGCAACCACGACTGCAACGGTTGTCGAGAGACTCGAACAAGCCGGCGCCGTCATCCTAGGCAAGGTGCACACCACCGAGGGTGTGTACACCGAACACACGCCGCCGTTCAAGGCACCGCTGAATCCGTGGGATGCGGGCCGTTGGGTGGGCGTGTCCTCGAGCGGCAGCGGGGTGGCTCCGGCCGCCGGACTTTGTTTCGGCGCCCTTGGCTCCGACACCGGTGGATCGATCCGCATGCCGTCGGCATCCAACGGCGCGACGGGACTGAAGCCCACCTGGGGGCGCGTGAGCCGGGCCGGAGCCGTCGAACTTGCGGCGACCCTCGACCACGTGGGTCCGATCTGTCGTTCCGCACGCGACGCCGGGCTCATCCTCGGCGTCATCGCCGGGGCCGATCCCCGCGACCCGACTGCGTCGCTGCGGCCAGTGCCCGATTTCGGGACGCCACCGCCGGCCTCCCTACGCGGCGTCCGGATCGGCACCGATCCGGAATGGAGCTACCGTGACGTCAGCGCCGACGTCGAAAAGGCGCACAAGGAAGCTGAACAGGCGCTGCTGGAGCTGGGTGCGGACCTCGTGCCGATCGTGTTGCCCGACGCGGCCGAGACGGCCGCGGACTGGTTCGAAGTGTGTGCCGCGCAGACGGCGCGCGCCCACCGGGGGTCGTACCCGGAGCACAAAGACAGCTACGGCCCGGCCCTCAGTGGACTCATCGAGCGCGGAATCGCCATGACGGCCATGGAATACGACGAACTGCTGCAGCGACGACTGCTGTTCAAGGGGCAGATGGAGTCCGCTCTGGCGCAAGTGGATGCGGCGTTGATTCCCGCGATGTCCTTCATCGCCCCGCCGGTCGAGCAGATGGTCCGGATGGACGAGGCGACCACCGCCGGCGTCCACCGCTTCACGGTGCCGTTCACCCTTTCGCAGCTACCCACCATCACCTTTCCCGGCGGATTCACCACCACCGAGGCCGGCAACCCCTTCCCGGTGGGCCTGCAGATGGTCGGTAGCGCGTTCGATGAGCGCAGACTCGTCGACATCGTCG
This DNA window, taken from Mycolicibacterium sp. MU0050, encodes the following:
- a CDS encoding amidase, with product MLAAGDVSARQLTALSLDRIATVDSRLGSFAFVAADEAMKQATESDERRKAGTTRGPLDGIPLAIKDVYDKAGWPTEAGMVVRAGQIATTTATVVERLEQAGAVILGKVHTTEGVYTEHTPPFKAPLNPWDAGRWVGVSSSGSGVAPAAGLCFGALGSDTGGSIRMPSASNGATGLKPTWGRVSRAGAVELAATLDHVGPICRSARDAGLILGVIAGADPRDPTASLRPVPDFGTPPPASLRGVRIGTDPEWSYRDVSADVEKAHKEAEQALLELGADLVPIVLPDAAETAADWFEVCAAQTARAHRGSYPEHKDSYGPALSGLIERGIAMTAMEYDELLQRRLLFKGQMESALAQVDAALIPAMSFIAPPVEQMVRMDEATTAGVHRFTVPFTLSQLPTITFPGGFTTTEAGNPFPVGLQMVGSAFDERRLVDIVGAFQAATSWNKEHPAL